Part of the Cuniculiplasma divulgatum genome, GAATGGTTTTATAATTCCATCATTCATTTCAAACAGCCTATCCACTATATCCTGACTAAAATATCTTTCGTTTGGAGATGTGTCCCCTGGGTAGTCTATGAGTTCGCTGGAAGCCATTGCTATGTTGAATGATCTTCCTATGCCAGTTTCAAGCATACCACCAATCCATGCATGTCCCTTATTATTACTGGCTATTTTTGCTATAAGATTTGAATTATAGAGTCCCCCTACCCTTCCTGGCTTAATGTTCACAACTCTACATGCACCTATTTCAAAAGCATTTTCAGCAATTTCAGGGGATGTAATAGATTCATCCAGACATATGGGTGTTGAAAGTATTTTAGCCAATTTCGAATGGTATATTATATCATCATGGTAAAGAGGTTGCTCAAGGTATATCAAATCAAATTTGTCAATTTTTTCAAGCGTCTTAAAATCCTTTACTGTATAATCACTGTTCGCGTCCGCACTGAGAGGTATATCAGGAAAGTGGTCCCTTATTGGGGCCAATATTGAAACTTCTCCTCCTTTCCTGATTTTTACCTTGATCCTTTTGTAACCCTTATCCAGCGATTGCTGAATTTTCTCAAGTGTTACATTTATTTTATCAATACCAAGTGATATTCCAGCGTTTGCATAACCTCTTGGTTTTTCATTTATAAATTCAAAAAGGGGTTTTTCTGCCACTTTAGAATGATAGTCATACAGCAACATCTCCATGGCTGCTTTTGCCATATTGTTCCCCCTGATAAAATTTGAAATCTCATTAAACTTCTCCGGAGATGGCAAATTTTGAATCAATTTCACAAGATAATTCTTAATTATATGAAATGCTGTTGTATTATCCTCTGGTCCATAGAAAGGATCTTCACTTGTGATTAGTTCTGAGAATGCTTTAATACCATCATGATTAAGTT contains:
- the menC gene encoding o-succinylbenzoate synthase, with translation MNLKYYRLKIPMKSPFTTSFGTTLDKDVIIFELNHDGIKAFSELITSEDPFYGPEDNTTAFHIIKNYLVKLIQNLPSPEKFNEISNFIRGNNMAKAAMEMLLYDYHSKVAEKPLFEFINEKPRGYANAGISLGIDKINVTLEKIQQSLDKGYKRIKVKIRKGGEVSILAPIRDHFPDIPLSADANSDYTVKDFKTLEKIDKFDLIYLEQPLYHDDIIYHSKLAKILSTPICLDESITSPEIAENAFEIGACRVVNIKPGRVGGLYNSNLIAKIASNNKGHAWIGGMLETGIGRSFNIAMASSELIDYPGDTSPNERYFSQDIVDRLFEMNDGIIKPFNSPGIGVKINESVLTQFKVEEGVLS